A portion of the Ricinus communis isolate WT05 ecotype wild-type chromosome 10, ASM1957865v1, whole genome shotgun sequence genome contains these proteins:
- the LOC8271106 gene encoding transcription factor E2FA: protein MSGSARASTRPPPTAAAAAASASTPTPAPAGPILPPLRRHLAFATMKPPFVPPDDYHRFTPSSSTNNRAADREAEGIVLRSPTLKRKNGMDENGFESSSAFCGDVSNSPFRTPVSAKGGRTYSKSKASKGNRSGPQTLVPNIDSPSPLTPAGSCRYDSSLGLLTKKFVNLIKHAEDGILDLNKAAETLEVQKRRIYDITNVLEGIGLIEKKLKNRIRWKGVDTSRPGEPDGDASLLQAEIEKLSMEERRLDDQTREMQERLRELIEDENNQKWLFVTEEDIKSLPCFQNQTLIAVKAPHGTTLEVPDPDEAVDYPQRRYRIILRSSMGPIDVYLVSQFEENFEEANGEPSTSFPHASSSCSNEIPKKQVINEQRIQKRVEPQMQQVHSPLFDLDASQELAGGMMKIVPSDVDNDADYWLLSDADVSITDMWRTDANVEWNDVNMLRADFGIPDVQTPRAQTPPSGMAEVPTGVNSTLR, encoded by the exons ATGTCCGGCAGCGCTCGAGCCTCCACTCGTCCGCCGCCGACTGCGGCTGCTGCCGCTGCTTCTGCTTCTACTCCTACTCCTGCCCCGGCGGGACCGATCCTACCTCCGTTAAGACGACATCTCGCTTTTGCCACTATGAAACCGCCGTTTGTTCCTCCCGATGACTATCACCGCTTCACTCCATCATCAAGTACTAATAATAGAGCCGCCGATCGAGAAGCTGAAGGGATTGTTTTGAGGTCTCCT ACACTAAAACGAAAGAATGGCATGGATGAGAATGGATTTGAGTCTAGCAGCGCATTTTGCGGTGATGTATCTAATAGTCCCTTTAGAACACCTGTGTCTGCAAAAGGAGGTAGGACATATAGCAAATCAAAGGCCTCAAAGGGAAATAGATCAGGGCCTCAGACCCTAGTGCCAAACATCG ATTCTCCCTCTCCTCTTACACCAGCAGGCAGCTGTCGTTATGACAGCTCCCTAG GCCTTTTGACAAAGAAATTTGTCAATCTAATTAAGCATGCTGAAGATGGTATTCTTGACCTAAACAAGGCTGCAGAAACTTTGGAG GTGCAGAAGAGACGTATATATGACATAACAAATGTCTTGGAAGGAATTGGTCTCATAGAAAAGAAGCTCAAGAACAGGATACGTTGGAA GGGAGTTGATACTTCAAGGCCAGGGGAGCCGGATGGTGATGCCTCTTTATTACAG GCAGAAATTGAAAAGCTTTCCATGGAAGAGCGTAGACTAGATGATCAAACAAG AGAAATGCAGGAAAGACTGAGAGAATTGATTGAAGATGAGAACAATCAAAA GTGGCTTTTTGTAACTGAAGAAGATATTAAGAGCTTGCCTTGTTTTCAG AACCAAACCCTCATAGCCGTTAAAGCCCCCCATGGCACTACTCTAGAAGTCCCTGATCCTGATGAA GCTGTTGACTATCCACAGAGGAGATACAGGATAATCCTTAGAAGTTCAATGGGTCCGATTGATGTTTACCTTGTAAG TCAATTTGAGGAGAATTTTGAGGAGGCAAATGGTGAGCCATCCACTAGTTTCCCGCATGCTTCTAGTTCCTGCTCAAATGAAATTCCAAAAAAACAGGTTATCAATGAGCAGAGAATCCAGAAGAGGGTTGAACCTCAAATGCAACAAGTTCACAGTCCATTATTTGATCTCGATGCTTCACAAGAGCTGGCTGGGGGAATGATGAAGATTGTTCCTTCAGATGTTGAT AATGATGCAGATTACTGGCTTCTTTCAGATGCTGATGTAAGCATTACAGATATGTGGAGGACAGATG CGAATGTTGAATGGAATGATGTGAATATGCTTCGTGCTGATTTTGGAATCCCTGATGTCCAAACGCCCAGGGCACAAACCCCACCATCAGGAATGGCTGAAGTGCCAACTGGTGTAAACTCGACACTCAGGTAA